Below is a window of Arabidopsis thaliana chromosome 2, partial sequence DNA.
TCACTGTCCTCATCTTCATCGGAATCGACTGATCTCGAGTTAGTTCTCCGTTGGTTTAGAAGATCGATATAGGTTTGGAGATCGTGAACGCAAGAAATGTTTTGAACATCGAAAAAATCTAGCGTGAGTTCCACCCCAACATGAACATAACATGAACAGCTCCATGGAAGCTCATAAAAACcacctaaaaccctaaaattctCATTGAATAAAACACCTGGAAGTTTTGTGACCGGATCATTGACGTTAGTGATCCTCAAGACCTTAACACCTAGCTCTTCGCAACGTTTTTTAAACTCCAAGTTACCAACCCTAGGTCCTGCGAAAGAGAACACGGTCACCGGAATATCTCCCTTGCCAATCCTCCGGTTTAAACCTAGTTCCGCAATGTCATAAGCAAGAAGTTGAGCCAATGAGCTTCCCATGCTATGTCCAGCGAGTGTGATACTCATCTCTTCTCCTTTATACTTATTCATCAATCTCGAGATTTCGGACAGAAGCTGTTGTCTGCAGCTCTCTAGTCCGAATTTGCTCTCACTCTCATCTGATGTGTATAAACTCAAGAACCCGGATTCAACCTTCACGTCGAGACGCGGGTTATGAGGATGGAACCTAGCAGGAGTTAAAGAGCTCATGAAATTTGCCAACCATTCAGGGTTAGTTACCGTTCCACGAAACGTCACCACAATGTCTCTCCTCCCTAAACGTTTCACCGAGTCATCGGATGAAGCTGCAACGTAACCTACCCAACGCGCTCGTCGATTCATCTCGTTCTGGATAGGACTGATGTTGATGTTAATATCCGGT
It encodes the following:
- a CDS encoding alpha/beta-Hydrolases superfamily protein (alpha/beta-Hydrolases superfamily protein; CONTAINS InterPro DOMAIN/s: Lipase, class 3 (InterPro:IPR002921); BEST Arabidopsis thaliana protein match is: alpha/beta-Hydrolases superfamily protein (TAIR:AT1G05800.1); Has 1212 Blast hits to 1207 proteins in 263 species: Archae - 0; Bacteria - 256; Metazoa - 27; Fungi - 222; Plants - 543; Viruses - 3; Other Eukaryotes - 161 (source: NCBI BLink).), producing the protein MALIQNPNMKHAPFLRNRSPQQTLFIPYTLSLPISYQNPKRLKTANSSSSSSLLAPVILNSPVASSSPPPIYCAPKFPCSSGAATVPLSRVWREIQGCNNWKDLIEPLNPLLQQEITRYGNLVSTCYKAFDLDPNSKRYLNCKYGKQTLLKETEIDQPEDYQVTKYIYATPDININISPIQNEMNRRARWVGYVAASSDDSVKRLGRRDIVVTFRGTVTNPEWLANFMSSLTPARFHPHNPRLDVKVESGFLSLYTSDESESKFGLESCRQQLLSEISRLMNKYKGEEMSITLAGHSMGSSLAQLLAYDIAELGLNRRIGKGDIPVTVFSFAGPRVGNLEFKKRCEELGVKVLRITNVNDPVTKLPGVLFNENFRVLGGFYELPWSCSCYVHVGVELTLDFFDVQNISCVHDLQTYIDLLNQRRTNSRSVDSDEDEDSDNVALEFLKTNGEKMMFLKRQRMMYWSNAVDLLFSFSNHMSYCNIF